A DNA window from Acetilactobacillus jinshanensis contains the following coding sequences:
- a CDS encoding DUF4811 domain-containing protein, which produces MIIYALIITSALFFLAWNLIDNRKIHFIASLITTLLFLVTVFFAVANFKDHYGMHKVTEPQQTQQIKSISPRRSLKMLVYRPMGNSRKSQIVIYKNKHNKVVHTASDLKVTNQIVQNSKITKPHVVTSVSKWIYSNSTSHFWFYLAKKPSTYRVRHTFYVPNSWRVLSMKQTLALKQIIKNRSGQLEQKANSPQAEHRIRQQAMMYVKSQEMDAIHKNPKLSVTQKKLVAKRATKDFKAKMKQKLERKLISEALQTVKSID; this is translated from the coding sequence ATGATTATTTACGCATTAATTATTACTTCAGCTCTGTTCTTCCTGGCTTGGAATTTAATCGATAATCGTAAGATTCATTTTATTGCGTCGTTAATAACAACGTTGCTATTTTTAGTCACGGTCTTTTTTGCGGTTGCAAACTTTAAGGATCATTACGGGATGCATAAGGTGACTGAGCCACAACAAACCCAACAAATTAAGTCGATATCACCGCGACGATCATTAAAGATGCTAGTGTATCGACCGATGGGTAATAGTCGCAAATCCCAAATTGTAATTTATAAAAATAAACACAATAAGGTAGTTCATACTGCATCTGACTTAAAAGTTACTAATCAAATTGTTCAGAATAGTAAAATAACCAAGCCACACGTGGTTACGAGCGTCTCGAAATGGATATATAGTAATTCGACTAGTCATTTTTGGTTTTATTTAGCAAAGAAACCGTCGACTTATCGAGTTCGGCATACTTTTTACGTTCCTAATTCTTGGCGAGTGTTATCAATGAAGCAGACGTTAGCGTTAAAACAGATCATAAAGAACCGTAGCGGTCAATTGGAGCAAAAAGCTAACTCACCACAGGCAGAACACAGGATTCGTCAACAGGCGATGATGTATGTGAAGTCACAGGAAATGGATGCGATTCATAAGAATCCTAAATTATCCGTTACTCAGAAGAAATTAGTGGCTAAACGAGCTACTAAAGATTTTAAAGCTAAAATGAAGCAAAAACTTGAGCGTAAATTAATATCAGAAGCGTTACAGACAGTTAAATCAATTGATTAA